Proteins from a genomic interval of Diaphorobacter sp. HDW4A:
- a CDS encoding LysR family transcriptional regulator codes for MDRLKQLESFVAIATRGSLTAAAKLEGVAPAIMGRRLDALEERLGVKLLVRTTRKLSLTHEGIAFLEDCQRLLADLASVEASVSAGGVKATGHLRITAPAGFGRRHVAPLLPQYRELHPEVTISLNLSDRVVDLTGEGYDCAVRVGDLPDSSLVSVRVADNRRLCVATPEYLRRRGTPEHPSELVQHDCLTLSSEASQTRGWAFRIPQGDGAGEVVHFKPGGPLDCSDGQVLHDWCLDGWGIAWRSTWEVESEIEAGRLVPVLETFAAPPNGIFVVFPQRKHMPLRVRLWIEYLKQKYAEPSFWRRNTHG; via the coding sequence ATGGATCGTCTCAAACAGCTCGAATCATTTGTTGCGATAGCCACGCGGGGCAGCCTCACAGCGGCCGCCAAGCTTGAAGGTGTGGCCCCCGCCATCATGGGGCGCCGGTTGGATGCGCTGGAAGAGCGCCTTGGAGTGAAGCTGCTGGTGCGCACCACGCGCAAGCTGTCGCTCACGCACGAAGGCATTGCGTTTCTCGAAGACTGCCAGCGCTTGCTCGCCGATCTGGCGAGCGTCGAGGCCAGCGTGAGCGCCGGTGGCGTGAAGGCGACCGGGCATCTGCGCATCACCGCACCAGCCGGTTTTGGCCGCAGGCATGTGGCACCGCTGCTGCCGCAGTATCGAGAGCTGCATCCCGAGGTGACCATCTCGCTGAACCTCAGCGACCGTGTGGTCGACCTGACCGGCGAAGGTTATGACTGCGCCGTGCGCGTGGGCGATCTACCCGATTCTTCGTTGGTCAGTGTGCGCGTGGCCGACAACCGGCGCCTATGCGTTGCAACACCCGAATACCTGCGTCGGCGCGGTACACCCGAACATCCTTCCGAGCTGGTGCAGCACGATTGCCTGACGCTGTCGAGCGAGGCGTCGCAGACACGCGGCTGGGCGTTCCGGATTCCGCAAGGAGACGGGGCAGGGGAGGTGGTGCATTTCAAGCCGGGCGGACCGCTGGACTGCTCGGATGGACAGGTGCTTCACGACTGGTGTCTGGACGGATGGGGCATTGCCTGGCGCAGCACCTGGGAGGTGGAGTCCGAGATCGAGGCCGGTCGCCTCGTGCCGGTGCTCGAGACCTTTGCCGCGCCGCCCAATGGCATCTTCGTGGTGTTCCCGCAGCGCAAACACATGCCGCTCAGAGTGCGGCTGTGGATCGAATATCTCAAGCAGAAGTACGCGGAGCCCTCGTTCTGGCGACGCAATACTCACGGCTGA
- the argS gene encoding arginine--tRNA ligase: MLSVKLELLAALAAELETLSPGAGARAAFENPKVAAHGDFACTAAMQLAKPLKANPRALGEQLKTALEATPAFQKWVDAIEIAGPGFLNIRLKPAAKQEIVREVLTQGEKFGFQADRGEKILVEFVSANPTGPLHVGHGRQAAIGDAISNLYFTQGWDVHREFYYNDAGVQIDTLTKSTQLRAKGFKPGDECWPTDSENPLAKNFYNGDYIGEIAQAFLNKETVKADDREFTANGDVDDYENIRNFAVAYLRNEQDKDLQAFNLKFDEYYLESSLYTNGYVEDTVKRLIDSGYTYEQDGALWLKSTEFGDDKDRVMRKTDGNYTYFLPDVAYHIQKFKRGYGKVVNIQGTDHHGTIARVRAGLQAANVGIPQGYPDYVLHTMVRVVKDGEEVKISKRAGSYVTLRDLIEWTSKDAVRFFLLSRKPDTEYTFDVDLAVAQNNDNPVYYVQYAHARIQSVLRAWAEQGGAGVPALKDVELSALEGPQAQALMLLLAKYPEMLTAAAAGNAPHDVTFYLRDLASAYHSYYDAERILVDDEKVKLARLALVAATAQVLHNGLAVLGVSAPERM; encoded by the coding sequence ATGCTCTCCGTCAAACTGGAATTGCTCGCGGCCCTGGCTGCCGAGCTCGAAACACTTTCGCCCGGCGCCGGTGCGCGCGCGGCTTTTGAAAACCCCAAAGTGGCCGCCCATGGCGATTTCGCCTGCACGGCCGCCATGCAGTTGGCCAAGCCGCTCAAGGCCAATCCGCGCGCCTTGGGTGAACAACTCAAAACCGCGCTGGAGGCGACGCCCGCTTTCCAGAAGTGGGTGGATGCCATCGAGATCGCGGGTCCCGGCTTTCTGAACATTCGTCTCAAGCCCGCCGCCAAGCAGGAAATCGTGCGCGAAGTGCTCACGCAGGGCGAGAAGTTCGGTTTTCAGGCGGATCGTGGCGAGAAAATTCTGGTCGAGTTCGTTTCGGCCAATCCCACCGGCCCGTTGCATGTGGGCCATGGCCGTCAGGCCGCTATTGGCGATGCGATCAGCAACCTGTACTTCACGCAGGGCTGGGATGTGCATCGCGAGTTCTATTACAACGACGCGGGCGTACAGATCGATACGCTCACCAAGAGCACGCAACTGCGCGCCAAGGGCTTCAAGCCGGGCGACGAGTGCTGGCCTACTGATTCCGAGAACCCGCTTGCGAAGAATTTCTACAATGGCGACTACATCGGCGAGATCGCACAGGCGTTCCTGAACAAGGAAACCGTCAAGGCCGACGACCGCGAGTTCACCGCCAACGGCGATGTGGATGACTACGAGAATATCCGCAACTTCGCCGTCGCCTATCTGCGCAACGAGCAGGACAAGGACTTGCAGGCGTTCAACCTGAAGTTCGACGAGTACTACCTCGAGTCGAGCCTGTACACCAACGGCTACGTCGAAGACACCGTCAAGCGTCTGATCGACAGTGGCTACACCTACGAACAGGACGGCGCGCTATGGCTCAAGTCCACCGAATTCGGTGACGACAAAGACCGCGTGATGCGCAAGACCGACGGCAACTACACCTACTTCCTGCCGGATGTGGCCTATCACATCCAGAAGTTCAAGCGCGGCTACGGCAAGGTGGTGAACATTCAGGGCACCGATCACCACGGCACGATCGCCCGCGTGCGCGCCGGTCTGCAGGCCGCCAACGTCGGCATTCCGCAGGGGTACCCCGACTATGTGCTGCACACGATGGTGCGCGTGGTCAAGGATGGCGAAGAAGTGAAGATCAGCAAGCGCGCGGGTTCGTACGTGACGCTGCGTGATCTGATCGAGTGGACGAGCAAGGACGCGGTGCGCTTCTTCCTGCTGTCGCGCAAACCCGACACCGAGTACACCTTCGACGTGGATCTGGCCGTTGCGCAGAACAACGACAATCCTGTTTACTATGTACAGTATGCCCATGCGCGCATCCAGTCAGTGCTGCGAGCCTGGGCCGAGCAGGGCGGTGCGGGTGTGCCTGCGCTCAAAGATGTGGAACTGTCTGCACTGGAAGGTCCTCAGGCTCAGGCGCTGATGCTGCTGCTGGCCAAGTACCCCGAGATGCTGACGGCTGCTGCGGCTGGCAATGCGCCACACGATGTTACTTTTTACCTGCGTGATCTGGCGTCGGCGTATCACTCGTACTACGACGCAGAGCGTATCCTCGTGGATGATGAAAAGGTCAAGCTGGCACGCTTGGCGCTGGTCGCCGCGACCGCGCAGGTGCTGCACAATGGTTTGGCGGTATTGGGCGTTTCCGCACCGGAGCGCATGTAA
- a CDS encoding PsiF family protein, protein MKKLLPALASVGFLLSFATIATPVVAKEATPQQQKMATCNADAGSKDLKGDERKTFMKSCLSAKPAKAPTQQEKMKTCNADAGTKSLKGDERKAFMKDCLSNKPA, encoded by the coding sequence ATGAAGAAACTGCTTCCCGCCCTGGCCTCTGTCGGCTTTCTCCTTTCCTTTGCCACTATCGCCACCCCCGTGGTTGCCAAGGAGGCCACGCCCCAGCAGCAAAAAATGGCCACCTGCAACGCAGACGCGGGCTCCAAGGACCTGAAGGGCGACGAGCGCAAGACATTCATGAAGTCCTGCCTGAGCGCCAAGCCCGCCAAGGCACCAACGCAGCAAGAGAAAATGAAGACTTGCAACGCCGATGCAGGCACCAAGAGCTTGAAGGGCGATGAACGCAAGGCCTTCATGAAAGACTGCCTGAGCAACAAGCCAGCGTAA
- a CDS encoding thioesterase family protein, whose product MARIIFDLPAHFAFSTEVQIYISHVNQGGHLDNAQLLSLVSEARLRFFQEIGFPEAELPDISMVVGDIVAQYKSEGFHGEVMSIRMTPADFNRYGFDLVFSVTEKSTGREVARGKTGIAFVSRSSRGVVSIPAATHGKLLAMQQTA is encoded by the coding sequence ATGGCCCGCATCATCTTCGACCTGCCCGCGCATTTCGCCTTCAGCACCGAGGTGCAGATCTACATCAGCCATGTGAACCAGGGCGGACACCTCGACAACGCGCAGCTGCTGAGTCTGGTGTCGGAGGCGCGCCTGCGCTTCTTCCAGGAGATCGGCTTTCCCGAAGCGGAGCTGCCTGACATCTCCATGGTCGTCGGTGACATCGTTGCGCAGTACAAGTCCGAAGGCTTTCACGGCGAAGTCATGTCCATCCGCATGACCCCCGCCGACTTCAACCGCTATGGTTTTGATCTGGTGTTCAGCGTCACCGAGAAGTCGACGGGCCGCGAGGTTGCCCGCGGGAAGACGGGCATCGCTTTCGTGAGCAGAAGCAGCCGCGGCGTGGTGTCGATTCCGGCGGCGACGCATGGGAAGCTGCTGGCGATGCAGCAGACGGCCTGA
- a CDS encoding SPOR domain-containing protein, translating into MNVNKQRGGLILGLILGVLIGLAAALAVAVYVTKVPVPFLNKNATRGTDQDEAEAQRNKNWDPNSTLHGKNPVKTAPASTPADATTAPPAVTGTVTPAPAPAPAASAPTAVASAPKPPASSATQTARPAPSTASSDPLGDLARARAAAAPTPAPAPTTTDPFDYFVQAGVFSSQSNADAQRAKLAMLGWEARVSEREQSGRTVFRVRIGPFGKRDDADSLKGKLDGAGIDTTLVRVQR; encoded by the coding sequence ATGAACGTTAACAAGCAACGTGGCGGGCTCATTCTGGGGCTCATTCTGGGCGTGCTCATCGGTTTGGCGGCAGCGCTGGCCGTGGCTGTCTATGTGACCAAGGTGCCGGTCCCCTTCCTGAACAAGAACGCCACGCGTGGCACCGATCAGGACGAGGCCGAGGCGCAGCGCAACAAGAACTGGGACCCGAACTCCACGTTGCACGGCAAGAATCCGGTGAAGACAGCACCCGCATCCACACCGGCGGACGCCACCACGGCGCCTCCGGCCGTCACCGGCACCGTGACTCCGGCGCCCGCTCCAGCCCCGGCAGCATCGGCTCCGACGGCGGTCGCGTCTGCGCCCAAGCCACCGGCTTCGTCGGCGACACAGACCGCCCGTCCTGCGCCCTCGACCGCCAGCAGCGACCCTCTGGGCGATCTGGCCCGTGCCCGCGCGGCTGCGGCGCCTACTCCGGCACCCGCTCCAACGACGACTGATCCGTTCGACTACTTTGTGCAGGCCGGCGTGTTCAGCAGTCAGAGCAATGCGGACGCGCAGCGTGCCAAACTTGCCATGCTGGGCTGGGAGGCCCGTGTGAGTGAGCGCGAGCAGAGCGGCCGCACCGTGTTCCGCGTGCGCATCGGGCCGTTTGGCAAGCGTGACGATGCCGATTCTCTCAAGGGCAAACTGGACGGGGCGGGGATCGATACCACCTTGGTTCGTGTGCAGCGCTGA
- a CDS encoding thiol:disulfide interchange protein DsbA/DsbL has protein sequence MKRREFSLSTASAVAASALTLPLAMNAQAQARAFKEGKDFIKLKKPVATDAPAGKVEVIEFFWYSCPHCNAFEPAFEAWVKSAPANLSIHRVPVAFNASFVPQQKLYFALEAMNLLPKLHTTVFRAVHVERKPLNKDEQIFEWIGQQGVDVAKFKEAYNSFNTANLLRKAAQLQESYQVEGVPSMGVGGKYYTDGTMAGNMQSVLQVVEYLSTLKA, from the coding sequence ATGAAACGCCGCGAGTTTTCCCTGTCCACCGCTTCGGCGGTTGCCGCATCCGCCCTGACTCTGCCCCTGGCCATGAACGCGCAGGCGCAAGCGCGCGCATTCAAGGAAGGCAAGGACTTCATCAAGCTCAAGAAGCCCGTAGCCACCGATGCGCCCGCCGGCAAGGTCGAGGTGATCGAGTTCTTCTGGTACAGCTGCCCGCACTGCAACGCCTTTGAGCCGGCTTTTGAAGCCTGGGTCAAGAGTGCGCCAGCCAACCTGAGCATCCACCGCGTACCGGTGGCGTTCAACGCGAGCTTCGTGCCGCAGCAGAAACTGTACTTCGCGCTCGAAGCGATGAACCTGTTGCCCAAACTGCACACCACGGTGTTCCGCGCAGTGCACGTGGAGCGCAAGCCCTTGAACAAGGATGAGCAGATCTTCGAATGGATCGGCCAGCAGGGCGTGGACGTGGCCAAGTTCAAGGAGGCATACAACTCCTTCAACACTGCCAATCTCCTGCGCAAGGCGGCGCAGCTTCAGGAAAGCTATCAGGTCGAGGGCGTGCCTTCGATGGGCGTGGGTGGTAAGTACTACACCGATGGCACCATGGCAGGCAACATGCAAAGCGTACTCCAGGTCGTCGAGTACCTCAGCACCCTCAAAGCCTGA
- a CDS encoding DUF4375 domain-containing protein, whose protein sequence is MLLSPTILVSKEALNSEDSYDLVESNIDSVNELLERLVEYEEMSPEALKSYYVDYYLAQVKNGGFAQFIYNIGCDGEIIELVQQGLADMQAVRHAALLDKSLAIIDRLSEEELDRFLDSEYFGENTERDALNECNGEFYDLNEHEDLVDFNSRWLRQHPQLQAVAAAGLEAVFDEISEKIPDLEERAAEALENQPRYVKVIDELCDASGQELERITAGDPTHQHEGKDVLAWHFLTDAGHFYMVDLGDKALMFEADTHKLEAEADVSFLDPEEDD, encoded by the coding sequence ATGCTGCTGTCCCCAACCATTCTGGTGTCTAAAGAAGCTTTGAACAGCGAGGACAGCTATGACCTCGTCGAGTCCAATATCGACAGCGTGAACGAGCTGCTCGAGCGTCTCGTCGAATACGAGGAAATGTCGCCCGAGGCGCTCAAGAGCTACTACGTCGACTACTACCTCGCGCAAGTGAAGAACGGCGGTTTCGCGCAGTTCATCTACAACATCGGCTGCGATGGCGAGATCATCGAGCTGGTTCAGCAGGGGCTGGCCGACATGCAGGCCGTGCGCCATGCCGCACTGCTGGACAAGAGTCTGGCGATCATTGACCGGCTCAGCGAAGAGGAACTGGACCGCTTTCTCGACAGTGAATACTTTGGCGAGAACACCGAGCGCGATGCGCTCAACGAATGCAATGGCGAGTTCTACGACCTGAACGAGCACGAGGATCTGGTCGATTTCAACAGCCGTTGGCTGCGGCAGCATCCGCAACTGCAGGCGGTGGCAGCGGCCGGTCTGGAAGCCGTGTTCGACGAGATCTCCGAGAAGATCCCCGATCTGGAAGAGCGCGCTGCCGAAGCGCTGGAGAACCAGCCGCGCTATGTGAAGGTGATTGACGAGCTGTGCGATGCCTCAGGGCAGGAGCTTGAGCGCATCACTGCGGGTGATCCGACCCATCAGCACGAGGGCAAGGACGTCCTCGCATGGCACTTTCTCACCGACGCGGGGCATTTCTATATGGTCGATCTGGGTGACAAGGCCCTGATGTTCGAAGCTGATACCCACAAGCTGGAGGCGGAGGCCGACGTGTCGTTCCTGGACCCGGAAGAGGACGATTGA
- a CDS encoding RNA polymerase factor sigma-54: MKPGLSLRVSQHLALTPQLQQSIKLLQLSTLELEQEVEQMLDDNPFLERTNDEAPREEFGLERENQPVSEDASDADSALYSAPAPSSTSTSTDDNTASESDAPSAGSEVSEQVDWEGDGTVEMAPDDGEWGGDAPARNNTSSSGDEEVDAIDLAGSHESLTDHLHRQALALHLSDIDSAAVRFLIESLNDDGYLEESLAELAIALAGADAPTEELEELVHRFTVALRLLQSLDPAGAGARNLGECLSLQLHAMNLDEEGDPAVIEVALRVCRDALDLLARKDVKRITQTCAASEELTRAAMNLITRLEPRPGRRFADVQRQIIVPDVIVKNVGRGAQMRFTVQLNADVMPRLRVHDVYANALRGQRGNEANAGLQQRLQEARWFIKNVQQRFDTILRVSTAIVERQKNFFVHGELAMRPLVLRDIADELGLHESTISRVTTAKYMSTPQGTFELKYFFGSGLGTETGGSASSTAVKALIKQLLSSENTKKPLSDSKIADMLAEQGIECARRTVAKYREALKIPPANLRKAV, from the coding sequence ATGAAGCCGGGACTGTCGCTTCGGGTCTCGCAGCATCTGGCGCTTACGCCACAACTGCAGCAGTCGATCAAGCTGCTGCAGCTCTCCACACTGGAGTTGGAACAGGAAGTCGAGCAGATGCTCGACGACAATCCATTTCTGGAACGTACCAACGACGAAGCTCCACGCGAGGAGTTTGGCCTCGAGCGTGAAAACCAACCCGTCAGTGAAGATGCCAGCGATGCGGACAGCGCGCTGTACTCGGCGCCCGCCCCAAGCAGCACTTCGACAAGCACCGATGACAACACGGCGTCGGAGTCCGACGCGCCCTCTGCGGGCTCCGAAGTGTCCGAGCAGGTGGACTGGGAAGGTGACGGCACCGTCGAGATGGCTCCCGACGATGGCGAATGGGGCGGCGACGCGCCCGCGCGCAACAACACCAGCAGCTCAGGCGACGAGGAGGTCGACGCCATCGATCTCGCTGGTTCGCACGAATCGCTGACCGACCACCTGCACCGTCAGGCGCTGGCCTTGCATCTCTCGGATATCGACAGCGCGGCCGTGCGTTTTCTCATCGAATCGCTCAACGACGACGGTTATCTCGAAGAATCGCTGGCTGAACTGGCCATCGCGCTTGCAGGGGCAGATGCGCCGACCGAAGAGCTCGAGGAGCTCGTGCACCGCTTCACCGTGGCGCTGCGGCTTCTGCAGAGCCTCGATCCCGCGGGGGCCGGTGCACGCAATTTGGGTGAATGCCTTTCGCTGCAGCTGCACGCCATGAACCTCGATGAAGAGGGCGATCCGGCGGTGATCGAAGTCGCCTTGCGCGTGTGCCGTGACGCGCTTGATCTGCTGGCGCGCAAGGATGTCAAGCGCATCACGCAGACCTGCGCGGCATCGGAGGAACTCACGCGCGCGGCGATGAATCTGATCACGCGACTCGAGCCCCGTCCCGGTCGCCGCTTTGCCGATGTGCAGCGCCAGATCATCGTGCCCGATGTGATCGTCAAGAACGTCGGTCGCGGCGCGCAGATGCGATTCACCGTGCAGCTCAATGCGGACGTGATGCCGCGCTTGCGCGTGCATGACGTCTATGCCAACGCACTGCGCGGCCAGCGTGGCAACGAGGCCAATGCCGGGCTGCAGCAGCGCTTGCAGGAAGCGCGCTGGTTCATCAAAAATGTGCAGCAGCGCTTTGACACCATTCTGCGCGTGTCCACCGCCATCGTCGAGCGCCAGAAGAATTTCTTCGTCCACGGCGAGCTCGCCATGCGCCCGCTGGTGCTGCGCGACATTGCGGACGAACTGGGCCTGCACGAATCGACCATCAGCCGCGTGACGACGGCCAAGTACATGTCCACACCGCAGGGCACGTTCGAACTCAAGTATTTCTTTGGCTCGGGCCTCGGCACCGAGACCGGCGGCAGTGCGTCGAGCACGGCGGTGAAGGCGCTGATCAAGCAGCTGCTCAGCTCCGAGAACACGAAGAAGCCGCTGTCCGACAGCAAGATCGCCGACATGCTCGCCGAGCAGGGCATCGAATGCGCGCGCCGCACCGTCGCCAAATACCGAGAAGCACTGAAGATTCCGCCTGCCAATCTGCGCAAGGCGGTCTAG
- a CDS encoding DUF2214 family protein: protein MTTEALLAYAHILAILTMTVFLASEAALCRKEWMNAAVVERLARVDLIYGISAVVVLLTGVARTWWGMKGAEWYWTQPLLHLKVTLFVVVGLMSIGPTVRFLRWRRNLRATGALPSEAEIRNTRRLVMIEAHLVALIPLAGVFLARGVFTK from the coding sequence ATGACCACCGAAGCACTGCTGGCATATGCCCACATCCTGGCCATTCTGACCATGACGGTCTTTCTTGCGAGCGAGGCGGCGCTGTGTCGTAAGGAGTGGATGAATGCGGCCGTGGTGGAGCGGCTGGCGCGTGTCGACCTGATCTACGGGATTTCGGCGGTTGTGGTGCTCTTGACCGGTGTGGCGCGCACTTGGTGGGGGATGAAGGGAGCAGAGTGGTATTGGACGCAGCCGCTGCTTCACTTGAAGGTGACGTTGTTCGTCGTGGTGGGGCTGATGTCGATCGGGCCTACGGTGCGGTTTTTGCGGTGGCGCCGGAATTTGCGGGCTACCGGGGCCTTGCCGTCCGAGGCGGAGATTCGGAATACGCGGCGGCTCGTGATGATCGAGGCGCATCTGGTGGCGTTGATTCCGCTGGCGGGGGTGTTCTTGGCGCGTGGTGTGTTTACCAAGTAG
- a CDS encoding DUF3016 domain-containing protein has product MGFTSADANAEADSRHGASAWGRLGTAFVMSALLLVLSTGCSLMQKDPAQPREVQAGTVSVTTANPDSFTPVPSAQRESKAARRAWVEALSEHLADRVAEALPNGERAEVHVSDIRRATAMTGASQEVVPPRIVLTFKRLSPKGKVVQSASRTLQDTSLQLKGRRYENDPLRYEKALVDDWVTREFTVAGK; this is encoded by the coding sequence ATGGGTTTCACATCGGCTGACGCCAACGCTGAAGCCGATTCGCGCCATGGCGCCTCGGCGTGGGGCCGCCTCGGCACCGCCTTCGTGATGAGCGCCTTGCTGCTCGTGCTTTCCACCGGCTGCTCGCTGATGCAGAAGGATCCCGCCCAGCCACGCGAAGTGCAGGCCGGGACCGTCAGCGTGACCACGGCGAATCCGGACAGCTTCACGCCCGTGCCCTCGGCACAGCGCGAATCCAAGGCGGCGCGCCGTGCCTGGGTCGAGGCACTGAGCGAGCATCTGGCTGATCGCGTGGCCGAGGCGCTGCCCAATGGCGAACGCGCCGAGGTCCACGTCTCCGATATTCGCCGCGCCACGGCCATGACCGGTGCCAGCCAGGAGGTGGTGCCTCCGCGCATCGTGCTCACATTCAAGCGTCTGTCGCCCAAAGGCAAGGTGGTGCAGTCGGCATCGCGCACGCTGCAGGACACGTCGTTGCAGCTCAAGGGCAGACGCTACGAGAACGATCCTCTGCGCTACGAGAAGGCGCTGGTTGACGATTGGGTGACCAGAGAGTTCACTGTGGCGGGCAAGTAA
- the lptB gene encoding LPS export ABC transporter ATP-binding protein: MIEGRPSSLDGQSRLEARHLEKSYGSRKVVKDVSLSVRKGEVVGLLGPNGAGKTTSFYMIVGLVRSDAGEIYIDGQSVQNLPIHRRSRLGLSYLPQEASIFRKLNVEENVRAVLELQQDENGHALSRAVIEERLTMLLQELRVDHLRESPALALSGGERRRVEIARALATQPRFILLDEPFAGIDPIAVIEIQRIIGFLKERGIGVLITDHNVRETLGICDHAFIISDGHVLAQGTPSEIVDNADVRRVYLGEHFRM; encoded by the coding sequence ATGATTGAGGGGCGCCCGTCCAGCCTGGATGGTCAAAGCCGTCTCGAGGCGCGGCATCTAGAGAAGTCCTATGGCAGCCGCAAGGTCGTCAAGGATGTGTCGCTGTCGGTGCGCAAGGGCGAGGTGGTCGGCCTGCTTGGCCCCAACGGCGCGGGCAAGACGACTTCGTTCTACATGATCGTGGGCCTCGTGCGCAGTGATGCGGGCGAGATCTACATCGATGGTCAGTCGGTTCAGAACCTGCCGATCCATCGCCGTTCGCGCCTTGGGCTGTCGTATCTGCCGCAGGAGGCCTCGATTTTCCGCAAGCTCAACGTTGAAGAAAACGTGCGCGCGGTCTTGGAACTCCAGCAGGACGAAAACGGCCACGCGCTCTCGCGCGCCGTGATTGAGGAGCGTCTCACGATGCTGCTGCAGGAGCTGCGCGTCGACCATCTGCGTGAATCGCCTGCGCTCGCGCTCTCTGGTGGTGAACGCCGCCGGGTGGAAATCGCCCGCGCGCTGGCCACTCAGCCGCGCTTCATCCTTCTTGACGAACCGTTCGCTGGCATCGACCCGATTGCGGTGATCGAGATCCAGCGCATCATCGGCTTCCTGAAAGAGCGTGGCATTGGCGTGCTCATCACCGACCACAACGTGCGCGAAACGCTGGGCATCTGCGACCACGCTTTCATCATCAGCGATGGGCATGTGCTTGCGCAGGGCACGCCATCCGAGATTGTCGACAACGCCGATGTGCGCCGGGTTTACCTGGGCGAACATTTCCGCATGTAG
- the lptA gene encoding lipopolysaccharide transport periplasmic protein LptA yields MKTRLIPLLFSCLLALGPAVVHAERADRDKPMNIEADTLRHDELKQLSVFTGNVVMTKGTIVLRGAQLEVRQDPEGFQFGTVTAAAGKRAFFRQKRDSAPGAPHEYVEGEGEVIEYDGKADIVKFIRRGELRRYRDTAMTDQVNGALIVYNNITDVFTVDGVKNNPSAQTTAGTPSGRVRMTLTPKEKPADGEAQTSKPERNGEPPVLRSSPELSNGGGK; encoded by the coding sequence ATGAAAACCAGACTTATCCCGCTCCTTTTTAGCTGCCTTTTGGCGCTTGGCCCTGCTGTGGTGCATGCGGAGCGTGCCGATCGCGACAAGCCAATGAACATCGAGGCCGACACGCTGCGCCATGACGAGCTCAAGCAGCTCAGTGTGTTCACCGGCAATGTGGTGATGACCAAGGGCACCATCGTGCTTCGCGGCGCGCAGCTTGAAGTGCGCCAGGACCCGGAGGGTTTCCAGTTCGGCACGGTCACGGCTGCAGCTGGCAAGCGCGCGTTCTTCCGACAGAAGCGCGATTCTGCTCCGGGCGCTCCGCATGAGTATGTGGAAGGCGAGGGCGAGGTGATCGAGTACGACGGCAAGGCCGACATCGTCAAGTTCATCCGTCGTGGTGAGTTGCGCCGCTATCGCGACACGGCGATGACCGATCAGGTCAATGGTGCGCTCATCGTCTACAACAACATCACCGATGTGTTCACTGTGGATGGCGTGAAGAACAATCCTTCCGCACAGACGACAGCAGGAACGCCTTCGGGCCGCGTGCGCATGACGCTCACACCCAAGGAAAAGCCGGCCGATGGCGAGGCCCAGACGTCCAAGCCCGAGCGCAATGGCGAGCCTCCCGTGCTGCGTTCCAGCCCAGAGTTGAGCAATGGCGGCGGCAAGTGA